From the genome of Thermodesulforhabdaceae bacterium:
AGTTGTAATGTTCTATAGCCTAAGAGATGCGAAAAACTTCATAGATCCACTGTTAAAAATCCATGGTGCTGTTGTAGTAGAACAATACAGCAGAGCATAAGTTTCTAACAAATGAACTCAGCGTTAAGTGAATTTGCCAGTTGGTTTGTTTTTTTCGCTCGGTTTTAAAGTGTTTTTATCTTCCTAATTGCAAACCCATCATATAGATCATACAACCTGGTATTACTGTAAAAGGAGAAGGACAAATGGAATTGGAATTTCTAAGGTCTCTTGTATTAATATTTGGCATCTCCGCTGCTGTTGTATTTGTCCTTGATAAGCTCAAAATACCGTCCATTGTGGGATTTTTAATATCTGGGGCACTCCTTGGTCCCCATTGTTTTGGATTTATTAAAGATGTTCACGAAGTCGAGCTCCTCGCTGAAATTGGTGTAATACTTTTGATGTTCACCATTGGACTCGAATTTTCCCTAAAAAATCTTATTCTTATGCGAAGAGATATCCTGGGCGGTGGAACGCTTCAAGTAGTGTTAACGACGACAGTCACTTTCCTTATAAGTTTTTTCTACCTCGACCAAAAACTTGAAGTATCTATATTTAACGGATTTCTTGTAGCTCTGAGTAGCACTGCTATAGTTATTAAGCTCCTTGCGAATAGATCCGAAATAGGAACTCCTCACGGTAGGAGTTCACTTGGAATACTTATATTTCAGGATCTCTGTGTCGTTCCCTTTATGCTCCTGATCCCTATTCTTGCCGGAAGCGGTGGAAGTTCGAAAAATATAATTTTGACAATGTTAAAATCATTTGCCTTGCTGGGAGTAATTTTGGTTGGAGCTAGATGGGCTGTTCCTTTTATGCTTCACGAAATAGTAAAAACCAGAAACCGAGAATTGTTCATCATAACAGCCATACTTTTATGTATAGGCACAGCATTTATTACATCAAAATTGGGTCTTTCCCTTGCATTGGGAGCATTTTTGGCAGGAGTTTTGATATCCGAATCAGAATATTCTTCTCAGGTAGCAGTAGATATAATGCCATTCAAAGAAAGCTTCATTAGCATTTTTTTCATATCTGTAGGGATGCTTATGAATATTTCATTTCTAAAAGACAACATGCTCTCCGTTGTTGCAGTAGTTCTCGCTGTTGTTATGATCAAGTCTTTAACAACTTCTGTTGCAACTCTAATATCAGGAAAACCATTTAGAATAGCGATCATCAGCGGACTCTGCCTTTCTCAAATTGGTGAGTTTTCCTTCGTTCTTGCTCTTGTTGGAAGCAAGGCTGGACTTTTAGATGAACGAAACTATCAAATATTTATATCGACATCGGTAATTACAATGCTTTTAACACCTTTTATTGTGAAAATTTCGCCCTTAATTTCTGAGCATATCAGTTCTCTTTTCAAACCTATTAAGATAGTGAAAAAAGAAGAAACCACAGAAAAGGATCTATTTCCCGATAAATCAGACCATGTAATAATTGTAGGATTTGGTGTTAGTGGTAGAAACCTGGCAAAGACGCTAATGGAATCAAAAATTCCATATGTTGTATTAGAAATGAACCCAAACACGGTCAAAAAGATGAAAAAAAAGGGAGAACCTATATATTATGGCGACGGCACATCTATAGAAACTCTCCACAAAATGGGAATATCCAGGGGAAGATTGCTTGTAGTCGTAATATCTGATCCCGCTGCTACAAGGAAAATCGTTCAAATAGCCAGACATGAAAATCCCAGAATTCATATTATTGTTAGAACAAGATATGTCTCTGAAGTTAATGATCTGGTTAAGCTTGGAGCAAATGAAGTAATTTCCGAGGAATTTGAATCATCTATAGAAGTATTTGCAAGAGTCCTGCACTTTTACAGTGTGCCCAAAAATGTTATCTACGAATATATTGATGAGATAAGAAAGGATCACTATAGAGCCCTAAGAGAACTAGAATTGCCCACACAGTGCATTTCAGAAGTATGTGAAGTTCTTAAACACCTAGAAACCGACACCTATCTTATAAGGGAAAACTCTTCTGTAATAGGTTTTACTATTAGGGAGTTACAACTAAGAACAGAGACAGGTGCAACTATTATAGCCATCCAGAGAAAAGGGAAAGTGTATCAAAATCCATCCCCTGACTTCACTTTACATGCTGGAGACGTGCTTCTACTGATGGGAAACAAAAGGGAAATCCAGAAAGCTTTCGAATATCTTGAGTCGGGGAAACTACCAAACGAAGTCGCTACATTAGCTTAAAAAAGCTTCTAATCGTTACAGTTCCTGAACCAATTATAAAGCTCTCTTAAGCCAAACAACCTAGAAAGGAGGTTTAAAGGTGTTTAAAATTTTCACTTTTACGTAGAAAGGTGGGGGCATGGCATGCCGTGCTCTTACAATGGGTAACCGTACAAGGTTGCCTATATAATCTTTCTCGAGCACTCACAATCTTTCTTGACAGATAGGATTTATTACTATATAGGTATCCAAACTAGATAGGAGATGGAAGTGGATAGTACAAGTACTGAAGAGAAAAGATTTTCAGAATTAGAAGAAGCTTGCAAAAAGTGGGGGTTAAAAATGACGCCCCAGCGAATAGCTATTTATAAAGCGTTTATCTCTTCAGAGGATCATCCTTCTGCGGTGCAAATTCTCGAGAGAATCAAAGATCATTTTCCTACGATCTCTCTCGATACCATAAATAGAACTCTTCAAACCTTTGTCGAAATGGGTCTTGGCAAAACTGTAGAAGGAAGTGGCGAGCCAAGAAGATTCGACCCAAATACATCTCAACATCACCACTTTAGGTGTCTTCAATGCAAGAAGATCATAGATTTTTCGTTCCCGCCCTATGACAATCTGGATCTCCCACCCAGTCTGGAAGGTCAAATAATAGTTGTTCACACTAAAAGAGTTGTGCTCGAAGGGCTGTGTCAAGACTGTAAAGAGTCTAAAGAACAATCTTTAATCCTCGAAGGGGACTCTACCTAATCAATGGCTGACAATATGCTAAAGATTTTTAGGAGGGAGGGATTAGCCATGGAAAAATAAAAAAGCCCAGGAAAATATAGTAACAATACTAAACCAGACAGGGGAGAGGAGAAACACCATGGAAGATGCCAAGAAAAAAGCAATAGGGAAAATGACTATTAGAGATTGGTGGCCCAATTTACTCTACTTAAAAGTGCTTTACCAAAATCCCCCCGAACTTAACCCATACGGGCGGGATTTCGATTACGCCAAGGAATTTGAAAGCCTGAACCTGGAAGAAGTGAAAAAGGATCTTCGAGAATTAATGACTCAATCTCAGGATTGGTGGCCGGCAGACTTTGGTCATTACGGGGGGTTGATGATCAGACTCGCCTGGCACAGCGCCGGGACATACAGAGCGGTAGATGGTCGTGGGGGGTCAAAGGGTGGACTATTCCGTTTCCCACCTATTATCGGCTGGCCAGACAATATCAATCTGGACAAAGCCCTTCGCCTTCTCTGGCCCGTTAAGAAAAAATACGGAAAAAAGATTTCCTGGGGAGATTTGATTATTCTTGCCGGTAACATGGCGATGGAATCCATGGGTTTTAAAACTCTCGGTTTTGCTGGTGGGAGAGTAGATTGGTGGGAACCTGATGAAAGCGTTTACTGGGGTCCCGAAGAAGAATGGCTTGCATCAGATCGCCATGATGAAAAAGGAATACTTGCACAGGAAGTAGCCGCAGAACATATGGGTTTAATTTATGTTAATCCGGAAGGCCCAAGGGGTAATCCAGATCCAGTGGAAGCCGCCAAAGAAATTCGTATGGTCTTTGCCAGAATGGCCATGAATGACGAAGAAACTGTGGCTTTAATTGCAGGAGGACATGCCTTTGGAAAAACTCATGGGGCAGGACCATCTTCTCATTTAGGACCGGAACCTCCAGCCGCACCAATTGAAGAACAGGGACTGGGATGGAAAAGCAGTTACGCCTCCGGTAAGGGACCCGATACTATAACAAGCGGAATTGAGGTAACCTGGACCGCTACGCCTGTAAAATGGAATCCGAGAGGTTTTCTACACATTCTGTTTACATATGAGTGGGAACTCGAAAAGAGTCCTGGCGGTGCCTATCAATGGGTAGCCAAAAACGCTCCGCCTATAATTCCAGACCCTTACGATCCCAGCAAAAAGCACCTTCCCAGAATGCTTACCACTGATCTCGCATTGAGATTCGATCCAATTTATGAAAAAATTTCCAGAAGGTTCCTCGAACATCCTGAAGAATTCGAAAAGGCCTTTGCTCGAGCATGGTTTAAGCTAGTTCATAGAGATCTTGGACCTCGCTCCCTCTATTTAGGACCAGATGTGCCCAAGGAAGTCTTCCCATGGGAAGATCCTATCCCACCCTTAGATTATCCTCTTGTTGACGAAAAAGACATAGAAGAATTAAAAGCTCAAATTCTTAATTCGGGACTTACCGTGTCAGAACTGGTTTACACAGCGTGGTCATCAGCAGCTACATTTCGTATAAGTGATAAACGTGGAGGAGCTAATGGTGCTAGAATAAGGTTTTCTCCCCAGAAAGACTGGGAAATCAATATGCCTGAACAACTCACAAAGGTCTTGAAAACTCTTGAAAATATCAAAGAAACATTCGACAAAACCCATTCTCAAACCGACGGAAAGAAAATATCTCTCGCAGATCTTATAATCCTTGGTGGATGTGCAGCGATAGAGTTCGCGGCAAAGAGAGCGGGTTATGAAATCAAAGTATCCTTCTTTCCTGGACGTGTGGACGTAACAGAAGACATGGTAGATACTTTCACAGCAAACTTTCTTGAGCCAACCTATGACGGCTTCAGGAATTATCTAAAAAGTAGCGTAAGATTTATCAGAACTCCCGAAGAACTGCTGGTTGATCGAGCAAATCTTTTAGCTCTCACACCCCCCGAAATGACCGCTCTGGTTGGGGGCATGAGAGTTTTAAATTGCAACTTCAACAAGACTTCCCACGGAGTGTTTACCAAACGCCCCGAAGTCCTTACCAACGACTTCTTCACTAACCTATTAGACATGAACACTGTCTGGAAAAAGGTGGAAGACAACCTTTACGAAGGAAGAGACCGCAAAACTGGCGAACTCAAATGGACCGCCACCCGAGTTGATTTAATCTTCGGACACGATGCCAGGTTGAGAGCACTGGCTGAATCTTTTGGATGCGATGACGGAGAAGAGGTGTTCATCAGGAATTTCGTAAAAGCCTGGACAAAAGTAGTTAATCTTGACAGATTCGATCTTCACAAAAGTGGTAAAATCAAACTGGACTAGTGAACTGGCTCTGTAAAGGATGCATCAA
Proteins encoded in this window:
- a CDS encoding monovalent cation:proton antiporter-2 (CPA2) family protein — translated: MELEFLRSLVLIFGISAAVVFVLDKLKIPSIVGFLISGALLGPHCFGFIKDVHEVELLAEIGVILLMFTIGLEFSLKNLILMRRDILGGGTLQVVLTTTVTFLISFFYLDQKLEVSIFNGFLVALSSTAIVIKLLANRSEIGTPHGRSSLGILIFQDLCVVPFMLLIPILAGSGGSSKNIILTMLKSFALLGVILVGARWAVPFMLHEIVKTRNRELFIITAILLCIGTAFITSKLGLSLALGAFLAGVLISESEYSSQVAVDIMPFKESFISIFFISVGMLMNISFLKDNMLSVVAVVLAVVMIKSLTTSVATLISGKPFRIAIISGLCLSQIGEFSFVLALVGSKAGLLDERNYQIFISTSVITMLLTPFIVKISPLISEHISSLFKPIKIVKKEETTEKDLFPDKSDHVIIVGFGVSGRNLAKTLMESKIPYVVLEMNPNTVKKMKKKGEPIYYGDGTSIETLHKMGISRGRLLVVVISDPAATRKIVQIARHENPRIHIIVRTRYVSEVNDLVKLGANEVISEEFESSIEVFARVLHFYSVPKNVIYEYIDEIRKDHYRALRELELPTQCISEVCEVLKHLETDTYLIRENSSVIGFTIRELQLRTETGATIIAIQRKGKVYQNPSPDFTLHAGDVLLLMGNKREIQKAFEYLESGKLPNEVATLA
- the katG gene encoding catalase/peroxidase HPI — translated: MEDAKKKAIGKMTIRDWWPNLLYLKVLYQNPPELNPYGRDFDYAKEFESLNLEEVKKDLRELMTQSQDWWPADFGHYGGLMIRLAWHSAGTYRAVDGRGGSKGGLFRFPPIIGWPDNINLDKALRLLWPVKKKYGKKISWGDLIILAGNMAMESMGFKTLGFAGGRVDWWEPDESVYWGPEEEWLASDRHDEKGILAQEVAAEHMGLIYVNPEGPRGNPDPVEAAKEIRMVFARMAMNDEETVALIAGGHAFGKTHGAGPSSHLGPEPPAAPIEEQGLGWKSSYASGKGPDTITSGIEVTWTATPVKWNPRGFLHILFTYEWELEKSPGGAYQWVAKNAPPIIPDPYDPSKKHLPRMLTTDLALRFDPIYEKISRRFLEHPEEFEKAFARAWFKLVHRDLGPRSLYLGPDVPKEVFPWEDPIPPLDYPLVDEKDIEELKAQILNSGLTVSELVYTAWSSAATFRISDKRGGANGARIRFSPQKDWEINMPEQLTKVLKTLENIKETFDKTHSQTDGKKISLADLIILGGCAAIEFAAKRAGYEIKVSFFPGRVDVTEDMVDTFTANFLEPTYDGFRNYLKSSVRFIRTPEELLVDRANLLALTPPEMTALVGGMRVLNCNFNKTSHGVFTKRPEVLTNDFFTNLLDMNTVWKKVEDNLYEGRDRKTGELKWTATRVDLIFGHDARLRALAESFGCDDGEEVFIRNFVKAWTKVVNLDRFDLHKSGKIKLD
- a CDS encoding Fur family transcriptional regulator; translation: MDSTSTEEKRFSELEEACKKWGLKMTPQRIAIYKAFISSEDHPSAVQILERIKDHFPTISLDTINRTLQTFVEMGLGKTVEGSGEPRRFDPNTSQHHHFRCLQCKKIIDFSFPPYDNLDLPPSLEGQIIVVHTKRVVLEGLCQDCKESKEQSLILEGDST